From a single Fulvivirga ulvae genomic region:
- a CDS encoding S8 family serine peptidase has product MLKKHPILIVFVLLSLSLRAQVNRYVVFFSDKAGTPYSVNVPEAFLSARAIARREAQNIPVTNADLPVDPDYVSGVNATGAEVFFTTKWLNGALIQADAGVISSIEALAYVDSVVYVAPGSKLSSSGRLSKVEEELQVEEVTDNQLGMLGLDLLHQEGYRGEGLIIAFFDGGFKGVNTVDAFQHIYDDHRLLYTMNLVENNDNVYQYSTHGTRVFSATAAFLTDAYEGSAYNADFMLFVTEDAGSEYRIEEYNWLIAAEKADSAGVDIINGSVGYFDFDDAGMNYTYEDMDGKTTIISQAATFAADRGLLIVVSAGNEGNKAWKYVTAPADAQNILSVGSVDGNGQISNFSSLGPTSDGRIKPEVMAYGGGTSVINDFGSIINGAGTSFATPLITGLAASLWQLYPDLSNKELISFILEHSSNTDTPNNQYGYGIPSYRFIVSGAEPEESSYFSIYPNPVTTDLLNIRLKQRMENVSIRIYNVTGQSVGTYEITPSASMTATISLGELKKGIYLLELHSSQGVESYRIVRY; this is encoded by the coding sequence ATGTTGAAAAAACACCCGATATTGATAGTATTTGTTCTTCTCAGTCTCAGCCTTCGGGCTCAGGTAAACAGATACGTGGTTTTTTTTAGTGACAAAGCAGGCACGCCATATTCAGTAAATGTGCCTGAGGCGTTTTTATCTGCCAGAGCCATTGCCAGAAGAGAGGCACAGAACATACCCGTAACTAACGCTGATCTTCCTGTGGACCCCGATTATGTGTCAGGAGTAAATGCTACGGGAGCGGAAGTATTCTTTACCACCAAATGGTTGAATGGAGCTCTTATTCAGGCTGATGCAGGTGTGATCAGCTCAATAGAAGCACTGGCTTATGTGGACTCAGTAGTGTATGTTGCACCAGGCTCAAAGCTGAGCTCTTCAGGCAGGTTGTCAAAAGTTGAAGAAGAACTTCAGGTCGAAGAAGTTACAGATAATCAATTGGGTATGCTAGGGCTTGATCTGCTACATCAGGAAGGTTATCGGGGTGAGGGGCTGATCATTGCCTTTTTTGACGGCGGTTTTAAAGGTGTGAATACCGTAGATGCCTTTCAGCATATTTATGATGACCACAGGCTGCTATATACGATGAACCTTGTGGAGAATAATGATAATGTATATCAATACAGCACCCATGGTACAAGGGTTTTTTCGGCAACTGCAGCATTTTTAACAGATGCCTACGAAGGGAGTGCATACAATGCAGACTTTATGCTGTTTGTTACCGAAGATGCAGGCTCCGAATATCGAATTGAGGAATATAACTGGCTGATTGCGGCAGAAAAAGCTGACAGTGCCGGCGTTGATATAATCAATGGATCTGTTGGGTATTTTGATTTTGATGACGCAGGCATGAACTATACCTACGAAGACATGGATGGTAAAACCACTATTATCAGCCAGGCAGCTACATTTGCTGCCGATCGTGGGCTGCTGATAGTAGTGAGTGCCGGAAACGAAGGCAATAAAGCATGGAAGTATGTAACAGCACCTGCCGATGCCCAAAACATACTTTCCGTAGGCTCTGTCGATGGCAATGGACAGATCAGTAACTTCAGTTCCCTGGGGCCAACTTCTGATGGTCGAATTAAGCCGGAAGTTATGGCGTATGGTGGCGGAACCTCAGTGATCAATGATTTTGGGAGCATTATTAATGGTGCCGGTACATCCTTTGCAACACCACTTATTACCGGGTTGGCAGCCTCTCTTTGGCAGTTATATCCTGATCTTTCAAATAAAGAGCTGATCTCGTTCATCCTTGAGCACAGCAGCAATACTGATACACCCAATAACCAGTATGGCTACGGAATCCCCAGTTACCGGTTCATAGTATCAGGCGCGGAGCCTGAAGAATCGTCATATTTTTCGATATACCCAAACCCTGTAACCACGGATTTGCTGAATATAAGATTGAAGCAGCGCATGGAGAATGTAAGTATCCGTATATACAATGTTACCGGGCAGTCCGTAGGAACTTACGAGATTACACCCTCCGCATCCATGACCGCCACCATTTCACTGGGAGAACTAAAAAAGGGCATTTACCTTCTTGAGCTTCATTCCAGTCAGGGAGTGGAGAGTTACAGAATAGTGAGATACTAA
- a CDS encoding DUF1571 domain-containing protein yields the protein MKKMERIEGKMTSQTSFVKLQRNPFKVYTRQEYPNDGLEVLFKEGDHSALINPNGFPWLNLKLDPHGSRMRKEQHHTIHDAGYDQVVAILEHLFNKYQSQIHSLTSLESTTWKNKNCWQVEFKNPNFKYSNYTVGRNETISSIADKYMLSSHMILEANKSIEDYYDVSEGQVITIPNDYSPKMLLVIDKQIMVPLVMKVYDDKGLYEHYEFSDIKINPVIKDSEFSEDYPEYGF from the coding sequence ATGAAAAAGATGGAGCGCATTGAAGGAAAAATGACTTCTCAAACCTCTTTTGTGAAGCTCCAGAGAAATCCGTTTAAGGTGTATACGAGGCAGGAATATCCTAACGATGGTTTGGAGGTGTTATTTAAAGAGGGGGATCATTCGGCCCTTATCAACCCGAACGGCTTTCCCTGGCTCAACCTTAAGCTCGACCCGCATGGCAGCAGAATGAGAAAAGAACAACATCACACTATTCATGATGCAGGCTATGATCAGGTGGTAGCAATACTTGAACATTTGTTTAATAAGTATCAGTCGCAGATACATAGCTTAACCTCACTGGAATCTACTACCTGGAAAAACAAGAACTGCTGGCAGGTGGAATTTAAAAACCCAAACTTTAAATACTCAAATTATACCGTTGGCCGTAATGAAACAATTTCGTCAATTGCCGACAAATACATGCTCAGTAGTCATATGATCCTTGAAGCCAATAAGAGTATTGAAGACTATTACGATGTCTCCGAAGGACAGGTCATTACCATTCCCAATGACTACTCTCCAAAAATGTTGCTGGTAATAGATAAACAAATTATGGTACCTCTGGTAATGAAGGTCTATGATGACAAAGGTTTATACGAACATTACGAGTTTTCAGATATTAAGATCAATCCGGTTATAAAGGACTCCGAGTTTTCTGAAGATTATCCGGAGTACGGTTTTTAA
- a CDS encoding O-linked GlcNAc transferase, which translates to MTVRVLQQYVFDAERAFERQEWLEGKDLLHEALEMEPIYAKAHNHLGWLHLYYIVDFKLAEMHLKLALKYAPEYHAPYLHMAQLLFDMGKWQELEKLLTKAMHVVGVQKSFIYNDLGRLHEVQGEYSKAIDHYKLAVRHALDGKEIDGIRDNIKRARKKKWMHFW; encoded by the coding sequence ATGACCGTTCGAGTACTACAACAGTATGTTTTTGATGCTGAGAGAGCCTTTGAAAGACAAGAATGGCTTGAAGGAAAAGACCTTCTGCATGAGGCTTTGGAAATGGAACCTATCTATGCCAAGGCTCATAACCACCTTGGCTGGCTACACCTTTACTATATAGTTGATTTTAAGCTGGCAGAAATGCACTTAAAGCTGGCCTTGAAATATGCCCCTGAATATCATGCACCATATCTGCATATGGCGCAGCTGTTGTTTGATATGGGCAAATGGCAAGAGCTGGAAAAACTATTAACTAAGGCGATGCATGTTGTCGGAGTTCAAAAATCTTTCATTTACAATGACTTGGGAAGGTTGCACGAAGTGCAAGGTGAATATAGCAAGGCGATAGATCACTATAAATTAGCAGTTCGTCATGCCCTGGATGGTAAGGAGATCGACGGTATCCGGGACAACATTAAAAGAGCCAGAAAAAAGAAGTGGATGCACTTTTGGTAA
- the rpe gene encoding ribulose-phosphate 3-epimerase: MDKPIIAPSILAADFANLQQEVEMLNESDADWIHIDIMDGIFVPNISFGIPVTEAISTHAKKPLDVHLMIEKPENYVEAFYKAGAASISVHYEACPHLHRNLQQIKDLGCKAGVAINPHTNVQLLEDIIHDIDIVCMMSVNPGFGGQKFIEHTYAKVRQLREIIVDAGAHTLIEIDGGVNQQNAKPLLDAGANILVAGSFVFKSSDPKDTITSLKNV, from the coding sequence ATGGATAAACCAATAATAGCCCCATCAATATTGGCAGCAGATTTTGCCAATCTGCAGCAAGAAGTTGAAATGCTTAATGAGAGTGATGCTGATTGGATTCACATTGATATAATGGATGGAATATTTGTTCCTAATATTTCCTTTGGGATCCCCGTAACAGAAGCGATCAGTACACATGCCAAAAAGCCTCTGGATGTACATTTGATGATCGAAAAGCCTGAAAATTATGTGGAAGCTTTCTATAAAGCAGGAGCTGCTTCCATATCGGTTCATTATGAGGCTTGTCCTCATTTACACCGTAACCTGCAACAGATAAAAGATCTGGGATGTAAGGCGGGCGTGGCCATTAACCCCCATACTAATGTACAACTGCTGGAAGATATTATCCATGATATTGATATTGTATGCATGATGTCAGTCAATCCCGGTTTTGGCGGGCAGAAATTTATAGAGCACACGTATGCCAAGGTAAGGCAGCTAAGAGAAATTATTGTTGACGCCGGAGCGCACACACTTATTGAGATCGACGGAGGTGTTAATCAGCAAAACGCAAAACCCCTTCTGGATGCGGGAGCCAACATTCTGGTAGCAGGAAGCTTTGTGTTTAAATCTTCTGATCCCAAAGACACAATAACCAGCCTGAAGAACGTTTAG